Proteins encoded in a region of the Neodiprion lecontei isolate iyNeoLeco1 chromosome 5, iyNeoLeco1.1, whole genome shotgun sequence genome:
- the LOC107226095 gene encoding ribokinase has product MGDVVVVGSCMVDFSCYASRFPKVGETMCGEKFVTSNGGKGANQCVAAARLGASTALIASLGADSLGKEYFEKLKLENVNVSKVHLREGIHSGIAQITVADSGENTIIIVPGANTLLSPEDVDDAEELIKNAKVLLCQFEVPTAPTLQALKLFKGRGLSILNGAPAMPNPDPELLKSCDIFCVNETEAEIMTGVPVTGLYESQIAVNKLLQKECNAVLLTLGALGAVYASQSNPNVIHIPTEKVTAIDTTGAGDAFLGSFAYFAAYHAGLSIDQIAKRACFVASQSVLRIGTQSSFPYKQDLPADLFSRYVSRFPKGGETICGKKLLTCHGGKGANQCISAARLGASTGFVASLGDDSFGQKYLEQLKHENVDISKIYIQEGVSSDASQITVTDSGENTIIFVPGANRLLTPDNINDAADLIRSAKVLLCQFEIQPPLPTLQALKIFKGHGLSILNGAPAIQNPDPDLLKLCDIFCVNETEAEIMTGISVTGIPEAQTAVDELLSRGCNTVILTLGVLGAVFASQSSRNIVHVPTEQVKAVDTTGAGDAFLGSFAYFAAYHANLSLAEKVKRACYVASQSVQRVGTQENFPYKTDLPAKLFAR; this is encoded by the exons ATGggtgatgttgttgttgtcggtTCGTGTATGGTTGACTTTTCATG CTATGCCTCACGCTTTCCAAAAGTCGGAGAGACGATGTGTGGCGAAAAGTTTGTCACTAGTAACGGTGGAAAGGGAGCAAACCAGTGCGTTGCTGCCGCAAGACTAGGTGCTTCGACAGCCTTAATCGCATCG CTAGGTGCCGATAGCTTGGGAAAGGAATACTTTGAGAAACTAAAGCTAGAGAATGTAAATGTATCGAAGGTGCATCTGCGCGAAGGCATACACAGCGGCATTGCGCAAATTACTGTAGCTGATAGCG gCGAAAATACCATAATCATTGTCCCTGGAGCGAACACACTTCTAAGTCCTGAAGATGTCGACGATGCCGAGGAACTGATCAAAAACGCCAAGGTTTTGCTATGCCAATTTGAAGTACCGACAGCACCTACGCTGCAAGCTTTGAAACTATTCAAAGGCCGTG GTCTATCTATTTTGAACGGTGCTCCAGCTATGCCAAATCCAGATCCAGAGTTGTTAAAATCCTGTGACATTTTTTGTGTGAATGAAACAGAG GCTGAGATTATGACCGGGGTTCCAGTAACTGGATTATACGAGTCACAAATTGCTGTGAACAAACTTTTACAAAAAGAGTGTAACGCGGTTCTGTTAACACTCGGCGCCCTAGGAGCAGTTTATGCCTCTCAAAGTAATCCAAATGTAATCCACATTCCGACGGAGAAAGTCACAGCTATCGACACTACT GGAGCTGGTGACGCTTTTCTAGGATCATTTGCTTATTTCGCTGCATACCATGCTGGTTTGTCCATAGATCAGATAGCGAAGAGAGCGTGTTTCGTCGCGTCTCAATCTGTTTTGAGGATTGGTACTCAATCGAGTTTTCCATACAAACAAGATCTTCCAGCAGATTTATTCTCTCG TTACGTTTCGCGATTTCCTAAAGGAGGTGAGACGAtatgtggtaaaaaattattaacgtgTCACGGGGGAAAAGGAGCAAACCAATGTATTTCTGCAGCAAGATTAGGTGCTTCGACTGGCTTTGTTGCATCG TTAGGTGATGATAGCTTTGGACAGAAATATTTGGAGCAATTGAAGCACGAAAATGTTgacatttcaaaaatttatatacaagAAGGGGTATCCAGTGACGCGTCTCAAATCACTGTAACAGACAGCG GCGAAAACACTATTATTTTCGTACCTGGAGCAAACAGACTTTTAACACCCGATAATATCAACGATGCAGCAGATTTGATTAGAAGCGCCAAAGTCTTGCTGTGTCAATTCGAAATACAGCCGCCATTACCAACGTTGCAGGCACTAAAAATCTTCAAGGGTCATG GTCTATCGATTTTGAACGGAGCACCAGCGATACAAAATCCTGATCCTGATTTGCTTAAATTGTGCGATATTTTTTGTGTGAATGAGACGGAG GCTGAAATAATGACAGGTATTTCCGTTACTGGAATACCTGAAGCACAAACGGCCGTGGACGAGCTTCTATCTCGAGGATGTAATACAGTTATTCTAACGCTTGGAGTGTTGGGAGCAGTTTTTGCCAGCCAAAGCAGCAGAAATATAGTCCACGTTCCAACTGAACAAGTTAAAGCTGTTGATACAACT GGTGCCGGTGATGCTTTCTTAGGATCTTTTGCCTATTTTGCTGCGTACCATGCCAATTTGTCGCTGGCAGAGAAAGTGAAGAGAGCGTGTTACGTCGCGTCGCAAAGTGTTCAAAGGGTTGGAACCCAGGAAAATTTCCCCTACAAGACGGATCTTCCAGCTAAGCTGTTTGCTCGTTAA
- the LOC107226354 gene encoding uncharacterized protein LOC107226354 isoform X2, whose translation MFNIPIAYLINMSSKVNTERKAIALKSKRESSEGDKQVVLPVSKQLSNTAPPGDVLVFDNCSTTVQVTVKTKGRKRTSTMVSGSPTNHKAIEEKKKASGNGEHHHNWGRILGDQNRIAMKQNLQQSLQQYAARTHTSKSTRQSTTDSKEARKLLEVHRSQRYELGVASKHLDEIPTKQDPPSKKSSDHMKTHIPASTMPSSTSIASSMESIVVVDRAVQCGGIFDCSNDRFGVFNPVRTLGFLMKELEGLVRDERSSKILSEMEQALLRIPTEPGKPTPADVDAIALRVQLEASTAKLESTSQKLNATCESLREQRDSLQQQVQKQTSLLEDARHRETVLESDLKRVQTKLDEATTMASSAQKIISELKDDTKRIETLQKVIADLRTELNDQIELAQQRFMEGQYLRLEKEKLLVLSAYKDSQLAQHRTAVKELQILLTEQLTELRETYKNTEDSPDRHSSMLHAGKACSSPTPTSSEHSNTIQPWHGLSDISLSTVEPNTHNFGDQKAVTSQVKNSSFHGEMAGDSERKRTVKDVKTQLEFISLPGGETGETSRTMSLPIYKGEESKRHSNAGIGDEGEASCDKSNDLSDIVAGIAEVEKPTTTDETDGKNFEKRDQNGIRSLFKPRKSPLEKTRKHRSNKDHSRNKSVARDIPTQNKEYSSGNPIDISIKEQFQNIFKDIRQQSRIPVNIPSPPRHYPHSDWSDSSLPSISGVSESNIA comes from the exons ATGTTTAACATTCCTATTGCCTACTTAAT CAATATGAGCAGTAAAGTGAACACAGAAAGAAAAGCCATTGCTCTGAAAAGTAAGAGAGAATCTTCAGAAGGTGATAAACAAGTGGTTCTACCAGTCAGCAAACAG CTTTCGAATACAGCACCTCCGGGTGACGTCTTGGTTTTTGATAATTGCAGTACGACGGTGCAAGTAACCGTTAAAACAAAGGGTCGCAAGCGTACTTCCACAATGGTCAGCGGTAGCCCAACAAACCACAAAGCAAttgaggaaaagaaaaaggcaaGTGGTAACGGGGAACATCATCACAATTGGGGAAGAATATTAGGAGATCAAAATCGCATTGCCATGAAACAGAATCTCCAGCAAAGTCTGCAACAGTATGCAGCTAGGACTCATACTTCCAAGTCAACCAGACAGAGTACAACGGACTCCAAGGAGGCCAGAAAATTGCTGGAAGTTCACAGGTCGCAAAGATACGAGCTAGGT GTCGCCAGTAAACATCTTGATGAAATTCCCACCAAGCAAGATCCACCGTCCAAAAAGTCTTCCGATCATATGAAAACGCATATTCCTGCTTCCACAATGCCTTCGTCAACCTCAATCGCGAGTAGTATGGAATCCATTGTCGTGGTTGATAGAGCAGTTCAATGCGGAGGTATCTTTGATTGCTCTAACGACAGATTTGGGGTATTCAATCCTGTTCGTACTTTGGGATTCTTGATGAAGGAGCTCGAAGGACTTGTTAGAGATGAGAGATCGAGCAAAATTCTTTCTGAAATGGAACAAGCTCTATTGCGGATACCAACAGAGCCTGGAAAACCGACGCCTGCG GACGTTGACGCCATAGCACTCAGAGTACAATTGGAAGCAAGTACGGCAAAACTGGAATCAACAAGCCAGAAATTGAATGCAACTTGCGAAAGCTTGCGCGAGCAGAGAGATTCTCTGCAACA aCAAGTTCAAAAGCAGACTTCACTTTTGGAGGATGCCCGACATCGAGAGACAGTGTTGGAATCAGACTTGAAAAGAGTTCAAACGAAACTGGATGAGGCAACAACAATGGCTTCGTCGgcccaaaaaataattagtgaGTTGAAAGATGATACCAAAAGAATAGAAACGCTGCAGAAAGTTATTGCAGATCTCAGAACTGAACTGAACGACCAAATTGAGCTTGCACAGCAGCGATTTATGGAAGGACAGTACCTTAGattggagaaagaaaaattattagttCTATCAGCCTATAAAGATTCGCAACTAGCCCAACACCGCACAGCCGTCAA AGAACTTCAAATCCTGTTAACTGAACAACTGACTGAGTTGCGCGAGACGTACAAAAACACAGAAGACTCCCCGGACCGTCACAGCTCGATGCTCCATGCAGGAAAGGCTTGTTCGTCTCCTACGCCAACTTCTTCCGAGCATTCCAACACTATTCAACCCTGGCATGGTCTGTCGGATATTTCGTTGTCAACTGTCGAACCGAACACTCATAATTTTGGTGATCAAAAGGCTGTAACGAGTCAAGTTAAAAATTCGTCATTTCATGGAGAAATGGCTGGGGATTCGGAGAGGAAGCGAACGGTGAAAGACGTAAAAACACAACTGGAATTTATCAGTTTGCCTGGTGGTGAAACTGGTGAAACTTCGCGTACAATGTCGTTACCTATTTATAAAGGCGAGGAATCAAAACGCCACAGCAATGCAG GAATCGGAGATGAGGGTGAAGCAAGTTGTGATAAGAGTAATGATTTGTCCGATATTGTTGCTGGGATAGCGGAAGTAGAGAAGCCTACAACAACTGATGAaacggatggaaaaaattttgaaaaaagggaTCAAAATGGCATTCGAAGTTTGTTCAAACCAAGAAAGTCTCCATTAGAAAAAACTAGGAAACATCGATCTAATAAAGATCATTCTAGGAATAAATCTGTAGCTAGAGATATTCCCACACAAAATAAGGAATATTCTTCGGGAAATCCAATAGATATTAGCATAAAGGAGCAGTTCCAAAATATCTTCAAAGACATCAGACAACAAAGCCGCATACCTGTTAATATTCCAAGTCCCCCGCGGCATTATCCTCATTCTGACTGGAGCGACAGTTCTTTACCAAGTATCAGTGGCGTTTCAGAATCTAATATTGCTTAG
- the LOC107226354 gene encoding uncharacterized protein LOC107226354 isoform X1 translates to MFNIPIAYLINMSSKVNTERKAIALKSKRESSEGDKQVVLPVSKQLSNTAPPGDVLVFDNCSTTVQVTVKTKGRKRTSTMVSGSPTNHKAIEEKKKASGNGEHHHNWGRILGDQNRIAMKQNLQQSLQQYAARTHTSKSTRQSTTDSKEARKLLEVHRSQRYELGQVASKHLDEIPTKQDPPSKKSSDHMKTHIPASTMPSSTSIASSMESIVVVDRAVQCGGIFDCSNDRFGVFNPVRTLGFLMKELEGLVRDERSSKILSEMEQALLRIPTEPGKPTPADVDAIALRVQLEASTAKLESTSQKLNATCESLREQRDSLQQQVQKQTSLLEDARHRETVLESDLKRVQTKLDEATTMASSAQKIISELKDDTKRIETLQKVIADLRTELNDQIELAQQRFMEGQYLRLEKEKLLVLSAYKDSQLAQHRTAVKELQILLTEQLTELRETYKNTEDSPDRHSSMLHAGKACSSPTPTSSEHSNTIQPWHGLSDISLSTVEPNTHNFGDQKAVTSQVKNSSFHGEMAGDSERKRTVKDVKTQLEFISLPGGETGETSRTMSLPIYKGEESKRHSNAGIGDEGEASCDKSNDLSDIVAGIAEVEKPTTTDETDGKNFEKRDQNGIRSLFKPRKSPLEKTRKHRSNKDHSRNKSVARDIPTQNKEYSSGNPIDISIKEQFQNIFKDIRQQSRIPVNIPSPPRHYPHSDWSDSSLPSISGVSESNIA, encoded by the exons ATGTTTAACATTCCTATTGCCTACTTAAT CAATATGAGCAGTAAAGTGAACACAGAAAGAAAAGCCATTGCTCTGAAAAGTAAGAGAGAATCTTCAGAAGGTGATAAACAAGTGGTTCTACCAGTCAGCAAACAG CTTTCGAATACAGCACCTCCGGGTGACGTCTTGGTTTTTGATAATTGCAGTACGACGGTGCAAGTAACCGTTAAAACAAAGGGTCGCAAGCGTACTTCCACAATGGTCAGCGGTAGCCCAACAAACCACAAAGCAAttgaggaaaagaaaaaggcaaGTGGTAACGGGGAACATCATCACAATTGGGGAAGAATATTAGGAGATCAAAATCGCATTGCCATGAAACAGAATCTCCAGCAAAGTCTGCAACAGTATGCAGCTAGGACTCATACTTCCAAGTCAACCAGACAGAGTACAACGGACTCCAAGGAGGCCAGAAAATTGCTGGAAGTTCACAGGTCGCAAAGATACGAGCTAGGT CAGGTCGCCAGTAAACATCTTGATGAAATTCCCACCAAGCAAGATCCACCGTCCAAAAAGTCTTCCGATCATATGAAAACGCATATTCCTGCTTCCACAATGCCTTCGTCAACCTCAATCGCGAGTAGTATGGAATCCATTGTCGTGGTTGATAGAGCAGTTCAATGCGGAGGTATCTTTGATTGCTCTAACGACAGATTTGGGGTATTCAATCCTGTTCGTACTTTGGGATTCTTGATGAAGGAGCTCGAAGGACTTGTTAGAGATGAGAGATCGAGCAAAATTCTTTCTGAAATGGAACAAGCTCTATTGCGGATACCAACAGAGCCTGGAAAACCGACGCCTGCG GACGTTGACGCCATAGCACTCAGAGTACAATTGGAAGCAAGTACGGCAAAACTGGAATCAACAAGCCAGAAATTGAATGCAACTTGCGAAAGCTTGCGCGAGCAGAGAGATTCTCTGCAACA aCAAGTTCAAAAGCAGACTTCACTTTTGGAGGATGCCCGACATCGAGAGACAGTGTTGGAATCAGACTTGAAAAGAGTTCAAACGAAACTGGATGAGGCAACAACAATGGCTTCGTCGgcccaaaaaataattagtgaGTTGAAAGATGATACCAAAAGAATAGAAACGCTGCAGAAAGTTATTGCAGATCTCAGAACTGAACTGAACGACCAAATTGAGCTTGCACAGCAGCGATTTATGGAAGGACAGTACCTTAGattggagaaagaaaaattattagttCTATCAGCCTATAAAGATTCGCAACTAGCCCAACACCGCACAGCCGTCAA AGAACTTCAAATCCTGTTAACTGAACAACTGACTGAGTTGCGCGAGACGTACAAAAACACAGAAGACTCCCCGGACCGTCACAGCTCGATGCTCCATGCAGGAAAGGCTTGTTCGTCTCCTACGCCAACTTCTTCCGAGCATTCCAACACTATTCAACCCTGGCATGGTCTGTCGGATATTTCGTTGTCAACTGTCGAACCGAACACTCATAATTTTGGTGATCAAAAGGCTGTAACGAGTCAAGTTAAAAATTCGTCATTTCATGGAGAAATGGCTGGGGATTCGGAGAGGAAGCGAACGGTGAAAGACGTAAAAACACAACTGGAATTTATCAGTTTGCCTGGTGGTGAAACTGGTGAAACTTCGCGTACAATGTCGTTACCTATTTATAAAGGCGAGGAATCAAAACGCCACAGCAATGCAG GAATCGGAGATGAGGGTGAAGCAAGTTGTGATAAGAGTAATGATTTGTCCGATATTGTTGCTGGGATAGCGGAAGTAGAGAAGCCTACAACAACTGATGAaacggatggaaaaaattttgaaaaaagggaTCAAAATGGCATTCGAAGTTTGTTCAAACCAAGAAAGTCTCCATTAGAAAAAACTAGGAAACATCGATCTAATAAAGATCATTCTAGGAATAAATCTGTAGCTAGAGATATTCCCACACAAAATAAGGAATATTCTTCGGGAAATCCAATAGATATTAGCATAAAGGAGCAGTTCCAAAATATCTTCAAAGACATCAGACAACAAAGCCGCATACCTGTTAATATTCCAAGTCCCCCGCGGCATTATCCTCATTCTGACTGGAGCGACAGTTCTTTACCAAGTATCAGTGGCGTTTCAGAATCTAATATTGCTTAG
- the LOC107226354 gene encoding uncharacterized protein LOC107226354 isoform X3, with amino-acid sequence MSSKVNTERKAIALKSKRESSEGDKQVVLPVSKQLSNTAPPGDVLVFDNCSTTVQVTVKTKGRKRTSTMVSGSPTNHKAIEEKKKASGNGEHHHNWGRILGDQNRIAMKQNLQQSLQQYAARTHTSKSTRQSTTDSKEARKLLEVHRSQRYELGQVASKHLDEIPTKQDPPSKKSSDHMKTHIPASTMPSSTSIASSMESIVVVDRAVQCGGIFDCSNDRFGVFNPVRTLGFLMKELEGLVRDERSSKILSEMEQALLRIPTEPGKPTPADVDAIALRVQLEASTAKLESTSQKLNATCESLREQRDSLQQQVQKQTSLLEDARHRETVLESDLKRVQTKLDEATTMASSAQKIISELKDDTKRIETLQKVIADLRTELNDQIELAQQRFMEGQYLRLEKEKLLVLSAYKDSQLAQHRTAVKELQILLTEQLTELRETYKNTEDSPDRHSSMLHAGKACSSPTPTSSEHSNTIQPWHGLSDISLSTVEPNTHNFGDQKAVTSQVKNSSFHGEMAGDSERKRTVKDVKTQLEFISLPGGETGETSRTMSLPIYKGEESKRHSNAGIGDEGEASCDKSNDLSDIVAGIAEVEKPTTTDETDGKNFEKRDQNGIRSLFKPRKSPLEKTRKHRSNKDHSRNKSVARDIPTQNKEYSSGNPIDISIKEQFQNIFKDIRQQSRIPVNIPSPPRHYPHSDWSDSSLPSISGVSESNIA; translated from the exons ATGAGCAGTAAAGTGAACACAGAAAGAAAAGCCATTGCTCTGAAAAGTAAGAGAGAATCTTCAGAAGGTGATAAACAAGTGGTTCTACCAGTCAGCAAACAG CTTTCGAATACAGCACCTCCGGGTGACGTCTTGGTTTTTGATAATTGCAGTACGACGGTGCAAGTAACCGTTAAAACAAAGGGTCGCAAGCGTACTTCCACAATGGTCAGCGGTAGCCCAACAAACCACAAAGCAAttgaggaaaagaaaaaggcaaGTGGTAACGGGGAACATCATCACAATTGGGGAAGAATATTAGGAGATCAAAATCGCATTGCCATGAAACAGAATCTCCAGCAAAGTCTGCAACAGTATGCAGCTAGGACTCATACTTCCAAGTCAACCAGACAGAGTACAACGGACTCCAAGGAGGCCAGAAAATTGCTGGAAGTTCACAGGTCGCAAAGATACGAGCTAGGT CAGGTCGCCAGTAAACATCTTGATGAAATTCCCACCAAGCAAGATCCACCGTCCAAAAAGTCTTCCGATCATATGAAAACGCATATTCCTGCTTCCACAATGCCTTCGTCAACCTCAATCGCGAGTAGTATGGAATCCATTGTCGTGGTTGATAGAGCAGTTCAATGCGGAGGTATCTTTGATTGCTCTAACGACAGATTTGGGGTATTCAATCCTGTTCGTACTTTGGGATTCTTGATGAAGGAGCTCGAAGGACTTGTTAGAGATGAGAGATCGAGCAAAATTCTTTCTGAAATGGAACAAGCTCTATTGCGGATACCAACAGAGCCTGGAAAACCGACGCCTGCG GACGTTGACGCCATAGCACTCAGAGTACAATTGGAAGCAAGTACGGCAAAACTGGAATCAACAAGCCAGAAATTGAATGCAACTTGCGAAAGCTTGCGCGAGCAGAGAGATTCTCTGCAACA aCAAGTTCAAAAGCAGACTTCACTTTTGGAGGATGCCCGACATCGAGAGACAGTGTTGGAATCAGACTTGAAAAGAGTTCAAACGAAACTGGATGAGGCAACAACAATGGCTTCGTCGgcccaaaaaataattagtgaGTTGAAAGATGATACCAAAAGAATAGAAACGCTGCAGAAAGTTATTGCAGATCTCAGAACTGAACTGAACGACCAAATTGAGCTTGCACAGCAGCGATTTATGGAAGGACAGTACCTTAGattggagaaagaaaaattattagttCTATCAGCCTATAAAGATTCGCAACTAGCCCAACACCGCACAGCCGTCAA AGAACTTCAAATCCTGTTAACTGAACAACTGACTGAGTTGCGCGAGACGTACAAAAACACAGAAGACTCCCCGGACCGTCACAGCTCGATGCTCCATGCAGGAAAGGCTTGTTCGTCTCCTACGCCAACTTCTTCCGAGCATTCCAACACTATTCAACCCTGGCATGGTCTGTCGGATATTTCGTTGTCAACTGTCGAACCGAACACTCATAATTTTGGTGATCAAAAGGCTGTAACGAGTCAAGTTAAAAATTCGTCATTTCATGGAGAAATGGCTGGGGATTCGGAGAGGAAGCGAACGGTGAAAGACGTAAAAACACAACTGGAATTTATCAGTTTGCCTGGTGGTGAAACTGGTGAAACTTCGCGTACAATGTCGTTACCTATTTATAAAGGCGAGGAATCAAAACGCCACAGCAATGCAG GAATCGGAGATGAGGGTGAAGCAAGTTGTGATAAGAGTAATGATTTGTCCGATATTGTTGCTGGGATAGCGGAAGTAGAGAAGCCTACAACAACTGATGAaacggatggaaaaaattttgaaaaaagggaTCAAAATGGCATTCGAAGTTTGTTCAAACCAAGAAAGTCTCCATTAGAAAAAACTAGGAAACATCGATCTAATAAAGATCATTCTAGGAATAAATCTGTAGCTAGAGATATTCCCACACAAAATAAGGAATATTCTTCGGGAAATCCAATAGATATTAGCATAAAGGAGCAGTTCCAAAATATCTTCAAAGACATCAGACAACAAAGCCGCATACCTGTTAATATTCCAAGTCCCCCGCGGCATTATCCTCATTCTGACTGGAGCGACAGTTCTTTACCAAGTATCAGTGGCGTTTCAGAATCTAATATTGCTTAG
- the LOC107226384 gene encoding kinetochore protein NDC80 homolog codes for MEKKSVGDRLSANPVRISLIDKEDRRRTQSLKSRAAASEETHIPRARFRSSSTDVQGRKSSLKPPARIQSSQHGYGTPQPNAVTPNTSRSSSAVRSLHPPSGSTVRGRSPSAERASNIGLKISCKDNRPLTDRAFQAEMLGKIDSYFRSIEQTSLLNSNGSLKPVTLKIFVQVTDLLAKLLDVKHALTIANYVEELPKIGKKLHYPGQITKSWLKTANAMHSWPQVLGWVSWLVECCVVKDLAADHFQLDNLPFLEADTGAKFNKMKFQFLLNAYKSWNEEKPNEEAALTEEFLQKVANSQGVTETDIENAVAESKSEATKLEDAKATGQALDEELRQLEEELRALRNEEAMQDTRIREQQSAEKKYLMEAEQLREESKILCKTLQQQKLRQEELREQINSQPMSAVQRDDIVERCLIMRNQMLEFDKHLNDLEKEIYTLDIKLASSRNILTKAVFSYNKDIYLQLIKESNLDLDDFAMPVTGILNPKIMDELNRKVTLMSSLHKNIEERLKKTESIIERDEKILDSLIEEKAALDEKKQNRLAKVNECKRSVKAIKAAAKAEETELKESIENLKHNIKEILNKMPNAELEERELEEAREKLEALSRRKAYLEESAHLFFEQFYETLANHRTKLAALFTEGSDLQNSEDHSPE; via the exons ATGGAGAAAAAGTCCGTAGGTGATAGACTGTCGGCAAATCCCGTAAGAATATCACTGATCGATAAAGAGGATAGAAGAAGAACGCAATCCTTGAAATCAAGAGCAGCTGCATCCGAAGAGACACATATTCCTAGGGCGCGTTTCAGATCTTCGTCAACCGATGTTCAAGGCAGAAAGTCAAGTTTAAAACCACCAG cgAGAATTCAGTCCTCTCAGCATGGATACGGGACTCCCCAACCAAACGCTGTTACTCCAAATACGAGCCGAAGTAGTAGCGCTGTCAGATCGCTACATCCTCCATCGGGCAGCACCGTGCGAGGAAGATCGCCGTCGGCAGAGAGAGCGAGCAATATAGGCCTGAAGATATCTTGCAAAGACAATCGACCATTGACAGACAGGGCTTTCCAAGCCGAAATGCTTGGCAAAATTGATTCCTATTTTCGGTCGATCGAGCAAACGTCTCTGCTAAACAGTAACGGGAGTCTGAAACCGGTAACGCTCAAGATCTTTGTTCAGGTAACAGATTTGCTAGCCAAACTGTTGGACGTCAAGCATGCATTAACGATCGCGAACTACGTTGAGGAGCTGCCAAAGATTGGCAAGAAGCTTCATTATCCAGGGCAGATAACCAAATCTTGGCTAAAAACTGCAAATGCTATGCATTCCTGGCCTCAGGTTTTAGGATGGGTCTCTTGGCTGGTTGAATGCTGCGTAGTCAAGGATCTGGCCGCAGATCATTTTCAGTTGGATAATTTGCCATTTTTAGAAGCAGACACTGGGGCGAAATTCAACAAAATGAAGTTCCAATTTCTGTTGAACGCTTACAAATCTTGGAACGAGGAGAAGCCGAACGAAGAGGCAGCTCTGACCGAAGAGTTTTTACAAAAGGTTGCAAACTCGCAGGGTGTTACAGAAACTGATATAGAAAATGCTGTTGCAGAGAGCAAAAGCGAGGCAACGAAGCTGGAAGATGCGAAAGCGACTGGCCAAGCGCTCGATGAAGAATTAAGGCAGCTTGAGGAAGAATTGAGAGCCTTGAGGAACGAAGAGGCTATGCAGGACACTCGCATCAGGGAGCAACAAAGTGCTGAGAAAAAGTATTTAATGGAAGCTGAGCAGTTGCGAGAGGAAAGTAAAATCCTATGCAAAACATTACAGCAGCAAAAATTGAGACAAGAAGAGCTCAGGGAACAAATTAACTCGCAACCAATGTCAGCTGTCCAGAGAGACGACATTGTCGAACGTTGTCTCATTATGCGAAACCAAATGCTTGAATTTGATAAGCACTTGAATGATCTGGAGAAAGAGATTTACACGCTGGATATCAAACTAGCTTCGAGTAGAAATATTTTGACCAAGGCCGTTTTCAGTTATAACAAAGACATTTACCTACAACTAATTAAGGAATCAAACCTTGATTTGGATGACTTTGCGATGCCAGTTACCGGTATACTGAATCCGAAAATCATGGACGAACTGAACAGAAAAGTAACTTTGATGTCTTCTTTACACAAAAATATAGAAGAGCGTCTCAAAAAAACAGAATCTATAAtagaaagagatgaaaaaatattggataGCCTTATAGAGGAGAAAGCGGCGCTTGATGAGAAAAAGCAGAATCGCCTTGCCAAAGTAAACGAATGTAAGAGATCTGTAAAGGCAATAAAAGCTGCAGCCAAGGCGGAAGAAACCGAATTGAAAGAGTCGATAGAAAATCTCAAACATAATATCAAAGAAATATTGAACAAAATGCCCAATGCTGAACTGGAAGAAAGGGAATTGGAAGAAGCcagagaaaaattagaagccCTTAGTCGGAGAAAGGCCTATTTGGAAGAATCGGCTCATTTATTCTTTGAGCAGTTTTATGAGACGCTCGCCAATCACAGAACCAAATTGGCAGCTCTTTTCACAGAAGGTTCGGATCTCCAAAATTCCGAGGATCACTCTCCAGAATAA